The window tttttatataaaaattagttctattttaaattatcatcaaattatataataatgttgtatattttttgtaaccCACGGATAGGGTCGGGTACCCGCAGGTTAAGAGCGAATAGGGTTAGAGTTGGGATATTCTCAACCCGCGAGTAGAATAgagttaaatttatataaaaatctcaacccaCAGATAGAGTTAGAGTTgaatccaaaccctaccctatccTACCCATTCTCACTCCTACAGCCAATTAATAGAATGCCACAATAAGACTTTCATCATGAAGAAGCAACTTTGcttcattaattattttaagaaaaaaataattaattattttatttcttattgaAAAACTAATTTCGAACtatctaattaattttttattaaatggtTATAAAAAGTAAACTTTTTTAGAGAAATGACTGAAATTAATGTTCAAGAAAAATTATTATAGATTTTAGTTTTCAATATCCACAAAAATTTGTTTATCTattgtaattttcaaaaaatgcttaaaaagttttataattttattaaatataagtggaaattgatttatcaactttttattttttaatttttgactaagaGTGAGGACCATGGTTATCTAGACTTTATAATTAGGAACCAAATAAACTAACTTAAACTTAACAATAATAGTTAAAACTCGCCTTCCTTCCGGATGAATGAATTTAATTTAGTAGGTATGAAACTTAAAAATTCTTTTCCCATGCCTAACATAGATTGCTAACTCCGCAACATCATATTAGTTCACAGAAAGGATTAATGGTGTTTCACATAAACTTATAAATGTGATTTACCAATGAACATATAGCTTAACTTACAAGCTAAGGAATTGTACCTAcacaactaattaattattttaagttcAAATTCTAGCTGCTgacatgttaaaattataaagaaaGCATTTTACTAGTAAGTTATGGTAATATTAGGGGTTAAGTATGATTTCAGTTTTAATATagagtaaaaattttattttactttttggttttttttttgttacaaaattatcTCAaaagtttaacttaattttaaaattattttttatcaaattttttatttttattattaaattacccctaattaaaaaatatataaaaaataaaaagaaaacgaaaaaatgaGAAAGGAAGGTCGTGCTTTGGGAGGGGGTGTTGTTTGGGGAAGAGGGGAAAGGaggaagaggaaaggaaaggtggAGAATCTCCACACTGCTGCCACTGTTTCTATTCGCCACCGCTGCTTTCTCATCGCTGCTCCTTTCTTTCTTAGCACACACTCACACTAACgacaagagaggagagagcagagagagagagaaagagaaaagagaaacggATCGGTTCTCATTGCCACATCCCTGCTCTCGTTGTGATTTGCAGCCCGCCATCATTGCATCGCCGTTCTCATTGCAATTCGCGATGTCACCACCACTGCCGCAGTACTTTTCACGcgatccaccaccaccaccgcaaCTCTTCTCCCCTCATGATTCGCAGTTAACCGCCGCAGTCCCTCCTTCCCCACCACCGCCTCGAGGTCCTTGCAGTACTGTTtcaatttttattcattttttctttaatttttcaaatttaaaggaAGGTGTTTTGTTTCTATCTGTTtattccattgttgttgttgttgatgatgctTTTGGTTGCTTTTATTTATTCCTTTtattctattgttgttgttgatactTCTGGTTACTTTTGCTTCTATCTGCTTCTGTTTTTACTTCTGCTTCTGGTTCTATTTTTGTTTCTGCTTCTGGttctatttttgttgttgttctgattccattatccattgttattgttgttgttgttgttgttgttttttttttttttttttttttagttgttattttttttattgttgttattctgCTTCTGCTTTCTGCTTCTACCTGCTTCTGTTTCTACGTTTGGTTGTGTCTCTGCGCTTCtgcttttggttgattttggggaAGAAAAGGGGAGGAGTATTTTTGTCTGaagaacgattttaaaactaagttaaaccttcgtgaccattttgtagcaaaaaaaaaatgatggAAACGAAATAAATTTTTGGCCTCTATATTAAggatcaaaatcgtacttaaccctaatatTAGAAACACAATAACCTAAAATGatcttattaatttaatatttataattttatatatataattaagagaaAATACAAAAGGGGGCAAGTAGTCCTCCCTGGCATTTTCAGCAACCATATATTCATAgaaaatatttgtttaaaaaataaaaaatattatgtaatttaaatattttatatgtaatttttttaatatataataaattaaatttcaattattttatttattaatatttttatttaactaatttaatattatatactcaaatcaatattttttaaattagtttttatatactcatttttataatatttttaaaaaagttgtttatttttttataatattaaaatattaacatatttaatattcatattataatataaaaattaataatgacttatattttatattttaataattatattatgcactttaaatattttttttataaaatatattattttttataattttatatgttcATAAACCCTTTTTTTAAATCCAATAACTTCAGATCATGTGTCAATTACTTTTATATAGCAAAagatataatacaaaaaaaataaataaaagatttatatatggtagcgtttgttttgaggtattgagatcGAGAGTGAGAGATTGAGactcaatatcatgtttgttggttcagaaactgatactaaaatttctgtctctatttctaaaatttcagtatttcagtacctctaaaAAGTGGGGACATAGagaactaaaatttttagagatagagactgaaactttaataacattttatacttaaaataccctcatttcaattaattaattccaattttattctttgtgaaaattaaattagagtttcattcttgtttcaatttttgtctcccactttacaccaaacagagtactgagatttatttcaatctctgtctcttagtctctgtctttcagtctcagtctttccgtctctgtctctccaccaaacattAAGTTCAacacttttatattaaaatttttggatccaCATACTCTtgtatataatattcataattacatatttattatataagtTTGAACGTATAATTtagtattgatttttttattatcttctaatatttttaaataagttaATACTCTATCTAACCtaaatatattatctatctaGCAAAATTCTTGGTTTTAATAAGAGAACACGTATACTAATTAGTTCTTATAGTGTCAATATAAAAAACTTAATAAAAGAGAGATGACATATATGTTCTAATGTATATTATGCTGTGTTTGTTTGATGAGACACATACATTAATATATAGACACGGTGGTACATGTTCATCGTTTATTTGCTGAGATACGGATTTTTCAAGGACACGGTGACACAAACATacataaaatatatgtatttGATGTTTTTCAAAAAAGATGAGACACGGATATACATTGATGAGACACAAATATTTACTCTTTTATCCTTAGTAATTTACTCTTGTCCTTATTCCATTGGTGATAATATAAGGGTAAAATTGATATTTAGTTTATACTGTGTGTTTTGTCTAGTATCaccaaacacaataaaaaaatttgtgtatCTTTGTGTATATATCTCTTTGTGTATTTGTGTCTGTGTCcatgtatttaaaaaataataaacaaagacAATCTTATTAGTTACGAAAATATTTGatagcaaaaaaaaattaataaaaaacagTCATAATTTGCCTTATTTAGCGTTCATTAATTGTTGCAagttgcgacaattaatgaatcttaaataagataaattttgaccctttttttttgtcttggcATTTCcgattaattaatatatgatgacCGGATCATAAATTCCACTAGAAAGTAAAGAGTTCTAATACTATATATATAGAGACATATCAACCAGATTAAAATGTACAACTACAAATCAATCTCTTCATAAACTATATAGAGCTCATTATTTTAgctaaaaatggaaaaaattcaAGTTGAAATCATTTCTAGAGAAAACATTAGACCTTCTTCTCCCACACTCTCTCACCTAAGAACCTTTAAACACACCCTTTTAGATCAACTTATTCCCTTTCCTCATGCAGCAGCCACCCTATTCTACACCTCACAAAATCTATGTGAATTCCCAAAGAGATTAGAGTTGCTTAAACAATCATTATCTGAAACACTAACACAATTCTACCCTCTTGCTGGAAGGATCAAAGATGATTTGTCCATTGATTGCAATGATGAAGGTGCTAACTTTGTAGTAGCCAAAGTGAATTGTCCTATTACAAAGTTTCTAGAGAAGCCTGATTTGAAATCATTGAATGAGCTTCTTGCAACTACTCCATACTCTGAAGAACCAATGATAGGAGCTCATGTGACTAACATTCAAGTCAATGTCTTTGATTGTGGTGGAATTGCAATTGGATTTTGCGTTTCTCATAGGATCTTTGATGCTAATTCATTGAACACCTTCACTAAGGTGTGGATAGAAAGAGCCACCAGCTGCAACCGAAATTCAAAACCTTTGACAGAACCCAACTTTGCTATAAGTTCTCTGTTCCCAACAAGTACTTTACATTTCAGAGACTTCTCAAAGAAAATCTGGGGTTCCTTTTTGAAGGAAGAAAAATGGGTCACAAGAAGGATTGTGTTCAAAAATTCAACTATTGCCACCCTCAAGGCTCAAATAATGGCAAAATCTTCATCTGATTCATTGAAGAATCATCTTAACACTCCTACACGTGTTCAGATAGTTTATGCATTGTTGTGGAAGTGTTTCATGGCTGCATCAAAGGCTCAATTTGGAACTCAAAGGCCTTCTATGGTGATTAACACGGTGAATCTTCGTCGAAGAATGGAAAAATCTCTACGTCCTGAGAATGCTATAGGAAATTTTGTGTGGTTGACAACTTTAGAACACATGAGTAGTGAGCATGAGTTGAGTTTGGATGAGTTGGTGAGTAAATTAAAGAAGTCAAATGAAGAAATTGATAAGGATTTTGTTGCAAGATTGCAAAGTGAAGAAGAAGGGAGTTCAATAATGGAAAATGCTCTTAGGAGAATTAGTGGTGAAACATGGTCTAATAATAATGAGGGTGATGATGAGGCATTAGAAACCTTATGGTTTAATAGTTGGTGTAATTTTGAAGGTTATGATGCTGATTTTGGATGGGGAAAACCTATGTGGCTGAGTAGTGTTGGTGTAAAAGATAATTCAATGTTAGCCAATAAGATAATTTTGGTTGATACTAAGTTCAAAGATGGTATAGAAGCTTGGACTACCTTGGATGAGGAGAAAATGAAGCATTTGGTTTCAAGCACTGAATTACTCACTTATGCAACTGTTGATCCAAGTCCTTTAGCAGTGGCTAGCTCAAAATTATAGGCTTGAATtgattcattctcttctttaattATCATTAGCCACTAAATAAATTGTggaacctatatatatatatatggtaggaCTACCACATCTTATTCATAATAATGGAAGAGAATGAATTGACtaagtaatataaaaaaaaagcacgTATGTACTAAAGAGAAATTATTATAGTGTGTTTTATGTTTTAGTCAAAACTTCTTGTAATTCTCACAATAAAGTGGGGTAATGGTTATTAAGCTCCGTATATTATAAATGAGAAAGTACTGGGAGACAATGATATTACTGTACAATGTgtaaaatgagaataaaaaagagattaaaataatatgataatgGGTTATGCTAGGTAATCAATGATctttttgaacaatatgaacaatcatcaatcaaataaaaatacattacacTTCTAAATtacccacctaaatcttaatattagaatcaCCATCGGCACACCTAAAaaaaatgaacatccgatatatccattgttcacattgtttaatattttcattgtttacctatactttttctatgataattaatttaattaatttttactaattattcattttgaattcaaatattaggattagtttttctttttcaacattAACCCTAATTCTAATTTTCTTTCAGcaccgttcttcttcttcttttctctcagTGCCGGCGTTCCTTGGTAGTGTTTTAAGTAGTGTTTTGGTTGGTTTTTAAGTTCTTAGTACTTTGAATGTtttgagattttgaatttttttccccTTAAATTGATGTTAAAGAAAGAGTAAATATAAGAAGTGTGTGTTAATGCAATTA is drawn from Arachis hypogaea cultivar Tifrunner chromosome 12, arahy.Tifrunner.gnm2.J5K5, whole genome shotgun sequence and contains these coding sequences:
- the LOC112729054 gene encoding epi-neemfruitin B 7-O-acetyltransferse L7AT-like, with protein sequence MRKEGRALGGGVVWGRGERRKRKGKVENLHTAATPAIIASPFSLQFAMSPPLPQYFSRDPPPPPQLFSPHDSQLTAAVPPSPPPPRAATLFYTSQNLCEFPKRLELLKQSLSETLTQFYPLAGRIKDDLSIDCNDEGANFVVAKVNCPITKFLEKPDLKSLNELLATTPYSEEPMIGAHVTNIQVNVFDCGGIAIGFCVSHRIFDANSLNTFTKVWIERATSCNRNSKPLTEPNFAISSLFPTSTLHFRDFSKKIWGSFLKEEKWVTRRIVFKNSTIATLKAQIMAKSSSDSLKNHLNTPTRVQIVYALLWKCFMAASKAQFGTQRPSMVINTVNLRRRMEKSLRPENAIGNFVWLTTLEHMSSEHELSLDELVSKLKKSNEEIDKDFVARLQSEEEGSSIMENALRRISGETWSNNNEGDDEALETLWFNSWCNFEGYDADFGWGKPMWLSSVGVKDNSMLANKIILVDTKFKDGIEAWTTLDEEKMKHLVSSTELLTYATVDPSPLAVASSKL